The uncultured Roseibium sp. DNA segment AGGAACGGCACACCGAGCTTTCCCGCTTCCGCCCGTGCGCCACCGTGGCCGAAAATATCATGCCGGCTGCCGCAGTCGGGGCACAGGAAATAGCTCATGTTTTCAATGATGCCCAGAACGGGGACATCGACGCGTCGGAACATGTTCAGCCCCTTGCGCGCATCGATCAGCGCCAGGTCCTGGGGCGTAGAGACGACGACCGCACCAGCCAAGGGCACCTGTTGCGCCATGGTCAGCTGTGCGTCGCCCGTTCCCGGCGGCATATCGACCACGAGCACATCGAGTTCGCCCCAGGCGACTTCGCGCAACATCTGGGTCAGCGCGGAAATGACCATCGGGCCACGCCAGATCATCGGCGTGTCTTCCTCGACCATGAAGCCCATGGACATGACCTTTACCCCGTAGCCTTCCAGCGGCTTCAGGATCCGGCCTGATACGGGTTCCGGCCGCCCGGTCACCCGGAAAAGGCGGGGAACGGACGGGCCGTAGATATCCGCGTCGAGCACTCCGACCTTGAGGCCGTTGGCCTGAAGCGCCAATGCGAGATTGGCCGTAGTGGTCGACTTGCCGACGCCGCCCTTGCCCGATGCGACGGCGACGATGTGCTTGACGCCAGGGACACCCGGCTTTTGAACCGGCTGCTCCGGTGCCTGCTGTTGCGCGCGCGCCTGCATGGGCGGCGGCACGCTGCCAACCTGCGCCTTTGACGGTGCAGGGCGCACCGGCGCTGCGCCGGAACTGCCGGCGGCTTTTTCCGCCGTCAGAGCAACCATGGCGGTCTCGACGCCCGGAATTTCCTTCACAACCTTTTCCGCAGCCTGACGTAAAGGTTCCAGCGCCTGGGCACGATCGGCCGGTACGGTGATGGAAAAGGCAACGCGACCATCGGAAACGAAAATTTCCGACAGGAGACCCAATGAGACCAGGTCTCCTTCCAGATCCGGTCCCTTGACCTTCGACAGCCGCTCCAGCACTGCCTTCTTGATTTCTTCGCTCATTCCGTTGCCCCGGTTCCCGTCTCAATTCCGATGGCCGCTGCTCGGCCTTCACATGTGCGCCTAACGTAGTCACGCATTGCGGGGCGTCAATGGAAACCGGAGAGCCTTTGGCCGTGCGTGGGCAAATCAACTTGTCACGGGTAGCCTCGATCGGAGAATCGCAGCATGACTTTCCAAGCATCGCCTTCCCTTCCCGACTGAGAGACTTGCCATGACCACGATCCTCATCACCGGCGCCAATCGCGGTATCGGCTTCGCACTCGCCAAGGCGTCTCTCTCAAAAGGTTGGACCGTTTACGGTTCCGCACGCACCCAGGCCCAGGCGGATGAAGCAGCGGCGGAGCTCGGACCGGACTTCCACCCTCTCGCCTTCGACGTGACCGACCATGACGCCGTCAGGCGGGCATCCGCCAGTTTCGACAGTCCGATCGATATCATGATCAACAACGCAGGCATTATCGGGCCGGATCGTCAGTCCACGCTGGATATGGATTTTCCAGGCTTTGCGAAAACACTCGAAGTCAACACCCTGGCGCCGCTCGCCGTCGCGCAGGCGTTTCTGCCCCAATTGCGCAAGGCAGAGCATGGCCGGATCCTGACCGTTTCCAGCCAGATGGCCTGGATGGGCTACGGAAAGTCGGACCGGATCGCTTACCGGGCCTCGAAAGCAGCCGTCAACAAGGTGATGCAGGGGCTTGCCACCGACCTGGAAGCAGACAAGATCGCGGTCGCCCTGATCGATCCGGGCTGGGTACGTACCGACATGGGCGGAGCGGCTGCCGATCACGAGGCATCCGATGTCGCTGCCGGCATCGTTGGCATCGCCGACCGCCTGTCCATGGACGACACCGGGAAGTTCTTCAAATGGTCGGGTGAAGAGCGGCCGTTTTAGGGCGAGTCGCGTTTCCGGCCCGGCACCACAACCGGCGCAATCGAACACACCAGAAAGCAAACATTCGGGGAAATCCGTAACCATTCGGCAATGCTGCCGTAAGGTTAGAATTCTATAATGACTTTTCTTGCGTGGATTTCAGCCGAATTTTCATAAAATTTGAACGAATTGAGGCGCAGGCTCGAAACATCGGGACGTCGATGGGAAGAGACGAGCCATGCATTTATACCGTGTTTGTTACCGGTGCCGGATCGATTGGGGGCTTCTGTCGCGACCGCTCTCGGCAGAAATCGAAAGAAGTCTGTCGCGTGTCCGGCGCATCAACCGCCGATCCGGCGTGACCGGAGCCTTGTTCCTTGCCGACCAGCACATTGTTCAGGTTCTCGAAGGCGACCCCGGCCCCGTACTCGACACGGTCTATTGCGTCCTGACCGATCCGCGCCTGAACACGCTGGAAGCCATCTTCCAGGAACCGGCCGAAGACCGGCTCTTTCCCAATTGCCTGATGTTTTTTCGCGACCTCACAGATGGTGTCGACGCCGCGCTTCACCCGATCCTGAAGCCGCTCCTGGAAAACACCTCGGAACTCACGCGTGAATCAGCCCTTGAAGCCGTCGAGCACTATTCCTCGGAGTTGCTCGAAGGTCGCCTGACCAACACAATGCTGATGATCTGAGGTCCGCCGCCTCGCGCGTATGCGGGCGTGCGCAGGCATCCCCATTCCATTTTTGCGTTTTTTTAGCGTGGCTTTCGCGCCTGCCTCCGGTAAGGATGGGCTTCTCTTTCCACAGCCCTTCCCTGTTCCTTTCTGATACACGTCATGACGCTTTCGCCTCCGTCGCTGCAATCCTTTTCCGCCGGGCTTCTGGCCTCCATCGTCGGCACCGCCAGTTCCTTTGCCGTGGTCGTGCAGGGCCTGCTTGCCGTCGGCGCCAGTTCAGATCAGGCGGCCAGCGGCCTGATGGCTCTCTCCATCGCCATGGGCGCTTGTGCAATCGTGGCGGCCCTTGCCACGCGCATGCCGATCAGTATCGCGTGGTCGACCCCGGGTGCCGCCCTGCTTGCGACCGGCGGCGCGGTCGAAGGCGGTTTTCCGGCGGCGGTCGGTGCCTTCATCCTGTGTGCATTCCTGATCATTGCAGCCGGCCTGTTCCGGCCTCTGGGACGGGCCGTGGCCGCGATCCCCATGCCGCTTGCCAACGCCATGCTGGCGGGCGTCCTGTTCGGTCTGTGCCTGGCACCGGCCCGCGCCATCGGCGAGTTTCCTGTCGAAGCCTTGACCATCATCGTTGTCTGGGCGCTCGCGTTCCGATTCCGGCGCCTTTACGCCGTCCCGCTCGCCGTGCTGACGACCGCGATCCTTATTTATATCACCAGCGATCCGGCCCAGTTCGGAGGCCTGAGCGTCCTGACGCGCCCGGTTTTCGTCATGCCGGAATTCACTGTGGGCGCTGCGATCGGGATCGGCCTGCCTTTGTTCATTGTCACCATGGCCTCGCAGAACATTCCCGGAATGGCTGTGCTTTCGGTCAACAAATACTTCCCTGACGCCGGCCGGCTGTTCAGCCTGACCGGCGTCTTTAGCCTGCTCGCGGCTCCCTTCGGCGGGCACGCGGTCAATCTGGCGGCCATCACGGCTGCCATGTGTGCCGGAGAGGATGCCGACCCGGATCCCAAGCGCCGCTACTGGGCGGCCGCGTTCAGCGGTTTTTTCTATATTCTGTTCGGCCTCGTGGCTGCCGCTGCCACCACATTCATCGCCGCCGCGCCGCCGGTCCTGATCGAGGCGGTGGCCGGCCTTGCCCTGATCGGCGCCTTCGCCAATTCTCTCATGGCCGCGACCCGGGAAGCCGAAACGCGGGAAGCCGCCATCCTCACCTTTCTCATTACCGCTTCCGGCCTGAGTTTTTTCGGTGTCTCCGGGGCATTCTGGGGACTGATCGCCGGCGGGGCCTTCATGGCGCTGATGCGGTTCAGGCGCAACGCGCCGTAATCATCTTGCCCAACACGGACACACTGCCTACTCTTTCCAGAATGAGCGACGAACCTTCTTCAACAGACAGCTATCTCCTGCGCCCCGACCCGACGGATTCGCGCCTGTCGACCACGGTCGGCGGGATCGATCAGGACGGCCGTCCGGTCGACACCCAGGTGGTGACGGAAAAGGCCCTGACGCTTTACCTGAACTCCCAGGAAGTGGTCACCATGATGACCATCGGCGACCATCCGGACCTGCTGGCGATCGGCTATCTGAAAAACCAGAACATGCTGCGCGCCGACGATGTCATCACCGGCATCGATTTTGACGACGATCTGGACGTGGTCGTGGTGCGCACGGAGCGGGAAACCAATTACGAGGAAAAGCTGAAGAAGAAGGTGCGCACCTCCGGCTGCGCCCAGGGCACCGTCTTCGGCGACGTCATGGAGAGTTTCGACGAAGTCCGCCTGACCTCCGACGCTCGGCTGAAGACCTCCTGGCTCTACTCGCTCACCAAGGTCATCAACACCACGCCCTCGCTCTATCTGGAGGCCGGTGCGATCCACGGCTGCGTGCTGTGCCAGAAAGACAAGGCGCTAGTTTATATGGAGGATGTCGGCCGGCACAATGCGGTCGACAAGATCGCCGGCTGGATGACCCTCAACAACGTACCGGCGGGCGACAAGATCTTCTACACCACCGGCCGGCTGACATCGGAAATGGTGATCAAGACCGTCATGATGGGCATTCCGATCCTGGTCTCCCGCTCCGGCTTTACCGCCTGGGGCGTCGACCTTGCCCGGCGCACCGGACTGACCCTGATCGGCCGGGCACGTGGCAAGCGCTTCATTGCCCTGTCAGGTGAAGACCGGATCGACTTTGACATGGAACCGTCTTCCGCTGAGGACGAACCGGACAAGGTCCGGCGCAAGGGGAGCCTTGCCGCAGAATGATCAAAACTCATACGCGACACCCGGACGAAAACAGCGTTCTCGCCTGTATCCTGGCAGGCGGCCAATCCCGGCGCATGGGGGGCGGCGACAAGACGCTGATCGACATCGGCGGCAAATCGATGCTGGCCCATATTCTCGACCGGCTGTCACCGCAGGCGACACGCATTGTCCTGAATGCCAATGGCGATCCGACGCGCTTTGCGGAATTCGGGTTTCCCGTCGCGGCCGATCCTGTGGGCGACTATGCCGGCCCCCTCGCCGGCATCCTGGCCGGCCTCACCTATGCCCGCGACCACACCCCCGACGTGCGCTACGTGGTGTCGATTGCCGGCGATACGCCGTTCTTTCCAAAGGCCCTCGTTACCAGGTTGCTGAACGCCGTGCCGGCCGACCGGCCGGTGATCGCCCTGGCGAGCTCCCATGACCGTCTTCATCCGGTTTTCGGATTGTGGCCCATCGCCCTCGCCGATGACCTGCATGACTGGCTCTCCACCGGTCAGAGCGGCAAGGTCCTGGCCTTTGTCGACCGTCACGACAGCATCGAAGTCGCCTTCGAGGACGACGAAACGGGCATGGATCCGTTTTTCAACGCCAACCGGCCGGAGGATCTTGAAACCGCCCGCCGCGCCGTGGAGCTGATATCGGGATGAGCGAGCAACGCGTTTTCGGAATTACCGGCTGGAAGAACTCCGGGAAAACCCGGCTCGTCACCCGCCTCGTCGCCGAATTCACCCGGCGCGGTTTCAAGGTTTCGACCGTCAAGCACGCTCACCACAACTTCGACATCGACAAGAAAGACACCGACAGCTACCGCCACCGCGAGGCAGGAGCGGTCGAAGTCGCGCTTGTGTCGGGCAACCGCTGGGCACTGATGCATGAGCTCCGGGGCGAAGACGAACCGACCCTGGAAGACATCCTGGCGCGGATCGCGCCCTGCGACCTGGTTCTGATCGAAGGCTACAAACGCGAAGGCCATCCGAAGATCGAGGCCCGGCGGACGGAATCGACCAACTCCGAACCGCTGGCGCCAAACGATACCGCCATTGTCGCGATTGCTGCGGATCACCCTGTTGCGGATGCGGGACTGCCGGTTTTCGACCTGGACGATATCGGCGCGATGGCCGACTTTATTGCAAATCACGTTCAACTCGGGGACCCGGACGGTGACGGCTAAACCTCTGCTCGACGATTGCTTCCTGCATGACAAGGACCGGCTGCGGCACGCCGAGGCGCTGGCGATCCTGAAGGAGCGGATGCATTGCGTGACCGAGCCCGAAGAGATCCCGCTGGAGCAGGCCTACGGCCGTATTCTGGCGGAAGAAATCACGGCGCCGCGCGACGTTCCCCAGTCGGACAATTCCGCCGTCGACGGCTATGCGTTCCGCTTCGAGGATCATGAAGAAGCCGGCGGTTTTTTTCGCCTGGAGCAACGGATCGCCGCCGGACACCCGAGCGAGAGGCTGCTCGGACCCTGGGGCGCTGCGCGGATCTTCACCGGCGCGCTCATGCCGCCGGGAGCCGATACGGTTGCCATGCAGGAAGACTGTGAAACCCACGAGCAGGACGGACAGTCTTTCGTAATCGTCCCCGCCGGCCTGAAGAAAGGCGCGAACCGGCGCAAGGCGGGAGAGGATTTGGCAAAAGGCTCCGTACTGCTATCCCCCGGCCAACGCCTGCGCCCGCAGGACCTTGCCGCCATCGCCTCGACCGGCCGGGGCACTGTTCGGGTCCACCGGAAGGTCCGGGTCGCTCTGATGTCCACGGGCGACGAGATTCGCCGTCCGGGAACGGAGCTTGAGCCCGGTGAAGTCTATGATTCCAATCACTTCCTGCTGCGTGCCCTGTGCCAGAACCTGGACGTGGAAATCGAGGACCTTGGGGTCCTGAAGGACTGCGCAGAGACGATTGCCGAAACCATGAAAGCCGCTGCGGAGCGCTCGGACGTTCTGCTGACCACCGGCGGCGCCAGCCGCGGCGAGGAAGACCACGTTCTGTCCAGCCTCGACAGGCTGGGCAAGCGCCACATGTGGCAACTGGCGATCAAGCCAGGCCGGCCGATGATGTTCGGCCAGATCGGCTCATGCGTCTTTCTGGGCCTTCCCGGCAACCCGGTCGCGGCCATGGTGTGTTTTCTGCTTTACGCCCGCCCGGTTTTGTCGGTGCTCGGTGGCGGCCCATTCCGGGAGCCGTGCCGGTTTCAGGTTCCCGCCGATTTCGAGGTTGCGAAAAAGAAGCCGGACCGGCGGGAATTCTACCGGGGTATCCTGGACAAGGATGCGGACGGGCGGACGGTTGTGCGCAAGTTCGACCGGGACGGGTCGGGCCTGATTACCGGCTTGCGCGAAGCGGACGGCCTGATCGAAATCCCGGAAGATGCGACCTCGGTTCCCCGGGGCAGCCTCGTCGATTTCATTCCGTTTTTTTAGAACGCCGGTCTCAGACCTCCTCTTCCTCGACGACCCACGGCTCCTGGACTGCGGCCTCCTGCCATTCGATCCAGGCACAGGCAATGATGTCATTGTTGCGCTATAGGCGGCCACCACAGGATCGTCGGACAGTAAATAGGTGCCGAACCGGCTGACCACCGGGGCATACATGGCATCGGCGATGGTAAAATGGCCGTACAGGTAAGGACCGCCGGAGCGGTCGAGACATTCGCGCCAGATGGCGGTGATCCGGTCGATGTCCGCCTGCACCTTTCCATCGATGGCGATCCGGCCCGGCTTCCGGCGCATGTTCATCGGACAAGCGGACCGCAGCGCGGCAAAACCTGAATGCATCTCGGCGGAAATCGCGCGGGCATGCGCGCGCAGGTCGAGTTCGCCCGGCCAAAGGCCCGCATCCGGAAAGACATCCGCCGCGTATTCCAGAATCGCGAGCGATTCCCAGACCGTCAGGGGCCCGTCCTTGAGAATCGGCACCTTAGAGCATCGGGCGATCCCTTTGCACCATTTGACCGGCGCGCTTTTGTCTGCTGACAAGGCGGGTTGCGTGCCCTGGTGTTTCCCACCACAAACGCGAGCCAACACAGTCAGCGGGCAAAAGAGCCCGGCCCTTCGGGTGTCTGAAAGAAGCCCATCGGCTGCGTTGCACCGCTTGCACGATGTACCGCATCGCGCTGCGCGACGCGCCTAGCCGAGTGAACTGCTTTCAGACATCACATGGTGCAAAGGGATTGCCCGATGCTCTGATGGTCGGCGAGAATGGCTGGAAGGCCGGATTGCCGTTCTTGAAATCAAACGGCACCAATTCCTCCCAAAAGGGAACTCCGGCCTGTTTCAGACCGATCCAGGGTCGGAACGACTAGGACGAGTCATTCTTGTTTCCGATGAACAACTGAAAATCTGGCAAGAACTCTCTCCGGCTTTCCCACAGTCGACCGAATTCAAATGGGCCTTTTCATCCGCTATACCAGCTTCTTTGGAAAAATTCCCCCCCCTGAAACGGCCGAAACAGGAAAACGCTGCGGCATCATCCCGCATTCCTACAAGATCTTGCCTTACACCCCGGGATTAACGGTTGAATTTTACGAAAAAATGATGGGAATATTGGGTTTCGGCGAGACTGGCAAAATCGTGCCGCTCCGCTCAACAAGTTACTTAGGGGACCAAAATTATGCACATCAAGCGTTTGGCTGCCGCCGCCGCTATCGTTCTGGCCGCAGTTGGCGGCGCGCAG contains these protein-coding regions:
- the apbC gene encoding iron-sulfur cluster carrier protein ApbC produces the protein MSEEIKKAVLERLSKVKGPDLEGDLVSLGLLSEIFVSDGRVAFSITVPADRAQALEPLRQAAEKVVKEIPGVETAMVALTAEKAAGSSGAAPVRPAPSKAQVGSVPPPMQARAQQQAPEQPVQKPGVPGVKHIVAVASGKGGVGKSTTTANLALALQANGLKVGVLDADIYGPSVPRLFRVTGRPEPVSGRILKPLEGYGVKVMSMGFMVEEDTPMIWRGPMVISALTQMLREVAWGELDVLVVDMPPGTGDAQLTMAQQVPLAGAVVVSTPQDLALIDARKGLNMFRRVDVPVLGIIENMSYFLCPDCGSRHDIFGHGGARAEAGKLGVPFLGEVPLDIQIRETSDAGTPVVVSDPDGAHAKIYREIAAKVMAEIARYAGDEQRAAPKIVIE
- a CDS encoding SDR family NAD(P)-dependent oxidoreductase, whose protein sequence is MTTILITGANRGIGFALAKASLSKGWTVYGSARTQAQADEAAAELGPDFHPLAFDVTDHDAVRRASASFDSPIDIMINNAGIIGPDRQSTLDMDFPGFAKTLEVNTLAPLAVAQAFLPQLRKAEHGRILTVSSQMAWMGYGKSDRIAYRASKAAVNKVMQGLATDLEADKIAVALIDPGWVRTDMGGAAADHEASDVAAGIVGIADRLSMDDTGKFFKWSGEERPF
- a CDS encoding BLUF domain-containing protein, encoding MHLYRVCYRCRIDWGLLSRPLSAEIERSLSRVRRINRRSGVTGALFLADQHIVQVLEGDPGPVLDTVYCVLTDPRLNTLEAIFQEPAEDRLFPNCLMFFRDLTDGVDAALHPILKPLLENTSELTRESALEAVEHYSSELLEGRLTNTMLMI
- a CDS encoding benzoate/H(+) symporter BenE family transporter, which gives rise to MTLSPPSLQSFSAGLLASIVGTASSFAVVVQGLLAVGASSDQAASGLMALSIAMGACAIVAALATRMPISIAWSTPGAALLATGGAVEGGFPAAVGAFILCAFLIIAAGLFRPLGRAVAAIPMPLANAMLAGVLFGLCLAPARAIGEFPVEALTIIVVWALAFRFRRLYAVPLAVLTTAILIYITSDPAQFGGLSVLTRPVFVMPEFTVGAAIGIGLPLFIVTMASQNIPGMAVLSVNKYFPDAGRLFSLTGVFSLLAAPFGGHAVNLAAITAAMCAGEDADPDPKRRYWAAAFSGFFYILFGLVAAAATTFIAAAPPVLIEAVAGLALIGAFANSLMAATREAETREAAILTFLITASGLSFFGVSGAFWGLIAGGAFMALMRFRRNAP
- the fdhD gene encoding formate dehydrogenase accessory sulfurtransferase FdhD is translated as MSDEPSSTDSYLLRPDPTDSRLSTTVGGIDQDGRPVDTQVVTEKALTLYLNSQEVVTMMTIGDHPDLLAIGYLKNQNMLRADDVITGIDFDDDLDVVVVRTERETNYEEKLKKKVRTSGCAQGTVFGDVMESFDEVRLTSDARLKTSWLYSLTKVINTTPSLYLEAGAIHGCVLCQKDKALVYMEDVGRHNAVDKIAGWMTLNNVPAGDKIFYTTGRLTSEMVIKTVMMGIPILVSRSGFTAWGVDLARRTGLTLIGRARGKRFIALSGEDRIDFDMEPSSAEDEPDKVRRKGSLAAE
- the mobA gene encoding molybdenum cofactor guanylyltransferase MobA; its protein translation is MIKTHTRHPDENSVLACILAGGQSRRMGGGDKTLIDIGGKSMLAHILDRLSPQATRIVLNANGDPTRFAEFGFPVAADPVGDYAGPLAGILAGLTYARDHTPDVRYVVSIAGDTPFFPKALVTRLLNAVPADRPVIALASSHDRLHPVFGLWPIALADDLHDWLSTGQSGKVLAFVDRHDSIEVAFEDDETGMDPFFNANRPEDLETARRAVELISG
- the mobB gene encoding molybdopterin-guanine dinucleotide biosynthesis protein B, which translates into the protein MSEQRVFGITGWKNSGKTRLVTRLVAEFTRRGFKVSTVKHAHHNFDIDKKDTDSYRHREAGAVEVALVSGNRWALMHELRGEDEPTLEDILARIAPCDLVLIEGYKREGHPKIEARRTESTNSEPLAPNDTAIVAIAADHPVADAGLPVFDLDDIGAMADFIANHVQLGDPDGDG
- the glp gene encoding gephyrin-like molybdotransferase Glp, translated to MTAKPLLDDCFLHDKDRLRHAEALAILKERMHCVTEPEEIPLEQAYGRILAEEITAPRDVPQSDNSAVDGYAFRFEDHEEAGGFFRLEQRIAAGHPSERLLGPWGAARIFTGALMPPGADTVAMQEDCETHEQDGQSFVIVPAGLKKGANRRKAGEDLAKGSVLLSPGQRLRPQDLAAIASTGRGTVRVHRKVRVALMSTGDEIRRPGTELEPGEVYDSNHFLLRALCQNLDVEIEDLGVLKDCAETIAETMKAAAERSDVLLTTGGASRGEEDHVLSSLDRLGKRHMWQLAIKPGRPMMFGQIGSCVFLGLPGNPVAAMVCFLLYARPVLSVLGGGPFREPCRFQVPADFEVAKKKPDRREFYRGILDKDADGRTVVRKFDRDGSGLITGLREADGLIEIPEDATSVPRGSLVDFIPFF